CGCTTGCTGGCGATTGACCGTGACCATCAGGCGATTGCAGCCGCCAAATCTATTGAAGATCCTCGTTTTACCATCGTACACGGCCCATTCTCCGAGTTGTCGCACTATGTGCGGGAACGCGAACTGGTGGGCAAGATCGACGGCGTTCTGCTCGATCTGGGCGTTTCTTCGCCGCAGCTTGACGACGCGGAGCGCGGATTCTCCTTTATGCGCGACGGGCCGCTGGACATGCGCATGGATCCGTCCACCGGCCTGTCTGCCGCAGAGTGGCTGATGAAGGCCGAAGCGGACGACATCGCCTGGGTGCTGAAAACCTTTGGCGAAGAGCGTTTCGCCAAGCGTATCGCGCGCGCCATCGTCGAAAGAAACCGCGTGGAGCCGATGACGCGCACCAAAGAGTTGGCGGATCTGATTGCCGATGCCAGCCCGTTCCGTGAAAAGCACAAGCATCCGGCGACGCGCAGCTTCCAGGCGATTCGTATCTATATCAACAGCGAGCTGGAAGAGATCGAGCGTGCGCTCGACGGCGCGCTGGAAGTGCTGGCCCCACAGGGCCGTTTGTCGATCATCAGCTTCCACTCGCTGGAAGACCGCATCGTCAAACGCTTTATGCGTCACCATAGCCGCGGCGCCCAGGTGCCGGCGGGCATTCCGTTGACCGAAGAACAGCTGCGCGGCATGGGCGGCCGGACGCTGAAAGCGCTGGGAAAAATGATGCCTTCGGAAGCGGAAGTGGCGGACAACCCGCGTGCGCGCAGCTCGGTGCTGCGTATTGCTGAGAGGATGCCCGCGTGATCGGCAACGAACGCCACGGTTTGGTCGGGGTCATTGGCGGCGACCTGCTGCGCAACGCCAAGATCCCCATGATTTTACTGATTGCGTCACTGGTCTCCGCGATTTTCGTGGTGACCACCGCGCACCGCACCCGCCTGCTGACCGCCGAGCGCGAGCAGCTGGTTCTGGAGCGCGATGCGCTGGATATCGAGTGGCGCAACCTGATTTTAGAAGAGAACGCCCTCGGCGATCACAGCCGGGTTGAACGTATCGCAACAGAAAAACTGCAGATGCAACATGTTGATCCATCGCAGGAAAATATCATAGTTAAACAATGAATGGTTTAACCGGAATAATGACACGGAGTAGAAAGGAAACGCATGAAAGCAGCGCGCCCCGGTAAGTTGAGACGCCAGGAAGATCAGGCCAGCTTTGTCAGCTGGCGTTTTGCGTTGCTGTGCGGCTGCATTTTGCTGGCGATGGTCGGCCTGATGCTGCGCGTCGCGTACCTGCAGGTCATCAACCCCGATCGTCTGGTGAAAGAAGGCGACATGCGTTCGCTGCGCGTGCAGGAAGTGCCGACCGCGCGCGGCATGATCAGCGATCGCGCCGGCCGTCCGTTGGCGGTCAGCGTGCCGGTCAATGCGGTGTGGGCGGATCCGAAAGAGCTGAACGAGCGCGGCGGCATCACGCTGGACAGCCGTTGGAAAGCGCTTTCCGATGCGCTGAACATCCCGCTGGACCAATTATCCAACCGTATTAACGCCAACCCGAAAGGGCGCTTCGTTTATCTGGCGCGCCAGGTTAACCCGGCGATCGGCGACTACATCCACAAGCTCAAGTTGCCGGGGATCTACCTGCGGCAGGAGTCACGCCGGTACTATCCGGCGGGGCAGGTGACGTCGCACATCATCGGCGTGACCAACATCGACGGGCAAGGTATCGAAGGCGTAGAGAAGAGCTTCGACCGCTGGCTGACCGGGCAACCGGGTGAGAGAACGGTGCGTAAGGACCGCTTCGGCCGGGTCATCGAAGATATCTCCTCCGTCGACAGCCAGGCGGCGCACAACCTGGTACTGAGCGTCGATGAACGCCTGCAGGCGCTGGTGTATCGCGAGCTGAACAACGCCGTGGCGTTCAACAAGGCCGAGTCGGGCACTGCGGTGCTGATCGACGTGAACACCGGCGAAGTGCTGGCGATGGCCAACAGCCCGTCTTACAACCCGAACAACATGGCCGGTACGCCGAAAGAGACCATGCGTAACCGTGCCATCACCGATATTTTTGAACCCGGTTCAACCGTGAAGCCGATGGTGGTGATGACCGCGCTGCAAAACGGCGTGGTGAGAGAAAACAGCGTGCTGAACACCATCCCGTACCGCATTCAGGGCCACGAGATCAAAGACGTGGCGCGGTACTCGGAGCTGTCATTGACCGGGATCTTGCAGAAGTCGAGTAACGTCGGTGTTTCAAAGCTGGCGTTAGCGATGCCGTCCTCAGCGTTAGTAGATACTTACTCTCGTTTTGGGCTGGGAAAAGCGACCAATTTGGGGCTGGTCGGAGAAAGCAGTGGCATATACCCAAAAAAACAACGGTGGTCTGACATAGAGAGGGCCACCTTCTCTTTCGGCTACGGGCTGATGGTAACTCCGTTACAGTTGGCGCGAGTCTATGCAACGATCGGCAGCCTGGGCGTGTATCGCCCATTGTCGATCACCAAGGTTGACCCTCCGGTCGCCGGTGAACGCGTTTTCCCTGAACCTCTGGTGCGCACCGTGGTGCACATGATGGAAAGCGTGGCCTTGCCGGGTGGCGGCGGCGTGAAAGCCGCCATCAAGGGATACCGTATCGCCATCAAAACCGGTACCGCGAAAAAAGTGGGTCCGGACGGCAAATACGTCAACCGATACATCGCTTATACCGCCGGCGTCGCGCCGGCAAGTAACCCCCGTTTTGCCCTGGTGGTCGTCATCAACGACCCGCAGGGTGGGAAATACTATGGTGGCGCAATCTCCGCGCCGGTGTTCGGTGCCATCATGGGCGGCGTATTACGTACCATGAACGTCGAGCCTGACGCGTTGCCTACCGGTGACAAAAGCGAATTAGTGATTAACAAGAAAGAGGGTTCAGGTGGCAGATCGTAATTTGCGCGACTTACTCGCCCCGTGGGTGCCGACGGCACCCGGGCGCGCGCTGCGGGAAATGACATTAGACAGCCGTGTGGCGGCTGCCGGGGATCTGTTTGTCGCCGTTGTCGGCCATCAAACGGATGGACGCCGCTATATTCCGCAGGCCATCGCGCAGGGCGTCGCCGCTGTGATCGCCGAAGCTGACGGTCAGGCCGAAGACGGCGCCATCGTTGAAATGCACGGCGTGCCGGTGATCTACCTGAGCCAACTGAACCAGCGCCTTTCCGCGCTGGCCGGGCGTTTTTACCATCAGCCGGGCGAGCGTCTGCGTCTGGTCGGCGTGACCGGTACCAACGGCAAAACCACCACCACCCAACTGCTGGCGCAGTGGAGCCAACTGCTGGGCGAAACCAGCGCGGTGATGGGTACCGTCGGCAACGGCCTGCTGGGCCAGGTGTGTCCGACCGAGAATACCACCGGTTCTGCGGTGGATGTTCAACACGTATTAAACGATTTGGCGGAACAGGGCGCGACCTTCGCCGCCATGGAAGTCTCTTCCCACGGTCTGGTGCAACACCGGGTAGCGGCGCTGCCGTTCGCCGCCGCGGTCTTCACCAACCTGAGCCGTGACCACCTGGATTACCACGGTGACATGGCCAATTACGAGGCGGCCAAATGGTCGCTGTTCGCTGCCCACAGCGTGGGGCAGGCGATCATCAACGCGGACGATGAAGTCGGTCAGCGCTGGCTCGGCAAGCTGCCGGATGCGGTGGCGGTGACGATGCAGGGCAACCTGCAGCCGGGCTGTCACGGCCGCTGGCTGAAAACCACGGCGGTTGACTATCACGACAACGGCGCCACCGTTCGTTTCAGCTCCAGTTGGGGCGACGGCGAGATCGAAAGCCGCCTGATGGGCGCTTTCAACGTCAGCAACCTGCTGTTGGCATTGGCGACGCTGTTGTCACTGGGCTATCCGCTGGAGGCGTTGGTGGAAACCGGCAGCCGCCTGCAGCCGGTCTGCGGCCGTATGGAAGTGTTTAACGCGCCGGGCAAACCGACGGTGGTGGTGGATTACGCCCACACGCCGGATGCGCTGGAGAAAGCGCTGGAAGCCGCGCGTCTGCACTGCCAGGGGCAGCTGTGGTGCGTGTTCGGCTGCGGCGGCGATCGCGACAAGGGCAAGCGTCCGCTGATGGGTGGCATCGCCGAGCAGTTCGCCGATCGCGTGGTGATCACCGATGACAACCCGCGTACCGAAGAGCCGCGCGCGATTATCAACGACATCCTGACCGGATTGCTGGACGCCGGGCAGGCGCTGGTGATCCACGGCCGCGCCGAAGCGGTGACCAGCGCCATCATGCAGGCGCAGGAACAGGATGTGGTGTTGGTGGCAGGCAAAGGCCACGAAGATTATCAGCAGGTAGGCAACCGCCGCCTGGATTACTCCGACCGCACGACGGTCGCCCGACTGCTGGGGGTGCTGGCATGATCCCTGTCTCTCTTCAGACACTGGCTGAGGTATTGAGCGCTGAACTGATCGGCGCCGATTGCCAAATTGTCGAGGTGACGACAGACACCCGCAAGGTGACCGCCGGTTGCCTGTTTGTGGCGCTGAAAGGCGAGCGTTTCGACGCTCATGACTTCGCGGCGGATGCCGTAGCCGCAGGTGCCGGGGCGCTGCTGGTCAGTAAGCGCTTATTGGTGGACGTGCCGCAGCTGGTGGTGCAAGACACCCGTCTGGCGTTGGGGCAGCTTGGCGCCTGGGTGCGTCAGCAGGTGCCGGCGCGCGTGGTGGCGCTAACCGGTTCCTCGGGCAAGACATCGGTGAAAGAAATGACCGCCGCCATTCTGCGCGAATGCGGCGAAGTGTTGTATACCGCCGGCAACTTCAATAACGACATCGGCGTGCCGCTGACGCTGTTGCGTCTGGAGCCGCAGCATGATTTTGCCGTGATAGAGCTGGGCGCTAACCATATTGGCGAAATCGCTTACACCACCGCATTGACGCGTCCGCAGACCGCTTTGGTGAACAACCTGGCGGCTGCGCACCTGGAAGGCTTCGGCTCGCTGGCCGGCGTCGCCCAGGCGAAAGGTGAAATCTTTACCGGCCTGCCGGCCGACGGCGTGGCGATCATCAACGCCGATAACAACGACTGGCCGCACTGGCAAAGCATGCTGGGCGGCAAAACCGTCTGGCGCTTCTCGCCGCAGGCCGCCGAAGGCGTGGACTTCTTCGCGGATAACGTGCGGGTGAACGGTGCAGGCACGCAGTTCACGCTGCACAGCCCGTTCGGCACCGCCGAGATCGCGCTGCCGCTGCCGGGGCGCCACAACGTGGCCAATGCGCTGGCGGCAACGGCGCTGGCGATGTCGGTGGGTGCCACCCTCGAAGCGGTGCGTCAGGGGTTGAAACAGTTGCAGGCGGTGCCGGGGCGTCTGTACCCGGTAGCGCTGGCCGAAGGCAAGCTGCTGCTGGACGACAGCTATAACGCCAACGTTGGGTCGATGACCGCAGCGGCTCAGGTGCTGGCAGAGATGCCGGGCTACCGTGTGATGGTGGTCGGCGATATGGCCGAGCTGGGCGCAGAAGCGGAAGAGTGCCACCGTCAAGTGGGCGAAGCCACCCGTCTCGCCGGCGTCGACAAAGTGATCAGCGTCGGCGGTTTGAGCCGCGTGCTGAGCGAGGCGTCCGGCAACGGCGAACATTATCAGGACAAGACAGCAGTGATCGCGCGCGTGGCGGAATTACTGTCGAAACATGCGGTAATTACCGTGTTAATCAAAGGTTCACGTAGTGCCGCAATGGAGCAGGTAGTACGCGCGTTACAGGAGAAAGCACCATGTTAGTTTGGCTGGCCGAGCATTTGGTCAAGTATTACTCAGGCTTCAACGTCTTTTCTTATCTGACGTTCCGAGCCATTGTCAGCCTGCTGACCGCGCTGTTCCTGTCGTTGTGGATGGGCCCGCGGGTGATCAAGCGTCTGCAAGAAATGTCCTTTGGCCAGGTGGTACGTAACGACGGCCCCGAGTCGCACTTCAGCAAACGCGGCACGCCGACCATGGGCGGCATCATGATCCTGACCTCCATCACCATTTCGGTGCTGATGTGGGCTTATCCGTCCAATCCGTATGTCTGGTGCGTGCTGTTCGTGCTGGTGGGTTACGGCATCGTCGGTTTTGTCGACGACTACCGCAAGGTGGTGCGTAAGGACACCAAAGGGCTGATCGCCCGCTGGAAGTATTTCTGGCAGTCGGTGATTGCGCTGATTGTCGCATTCGCCATGTACGCCGTAGGAAAAGACACGCCAGCCACCGAGCTGGTTGTGCCGTTCTTTAAGGACGTGATGCCGCAGTTGGGCTTGCTGTACATCCTGCTGGCCTATTTCGTGATCGTCGGCACCAGCAATGCGGTCAACCTGACCGACGGCCTGGACGGCCTGGCGATCATGCCGACGGTATTCGTGGCGGCCGGCTTCGCGCTGGTGGCCTGGGCGACCGGTAACATGAACTTCGCCAACTACCTGCATATTCCGTATCTGCGTCATGCCGGCGAGCTGGTGATCGTGTGTACCGCCATCGTCGGCGCCGGTCTCGGGTTCCTGTGGTTTAACACTTACCCTGCTCAGGTGTTTATGGGCGACGTCGGTTCGCTGGCGCTGGGCGGCGCGCTGGGCACCATTGCGGTGCTGCTGCGCCAGGAGTTCCTGTTGGTGATTATGGGCGGCGTATTCGTGGTAGAGACGCTGTCGGTGATCCTGCAGGTGGGGTCGTTCAAGCTGCGCGGGCAACGCATTTTCCGCATGGCGCCGATTCACCACCACTATGAATTGAAAGGCTGGCCGGAGCCGCGCGTGATCGTGCGCTTCTGGATCATTTCGCTGATGCTGGTGCTGATTGGCCTGGCAACGCTGAAGGTGCGTTAATCATGGCAGACTATCAGGGTAGAAAAGTCGTCATCATCGGGTTGGGCCTCACCGGCCTGTCCTGTGTCGATTTCTTCATGGCGCGCGGCGTGACGCCGCGCGTGATGGATACCCGTATCGCGCCGCCAGGGTTGGACAAACTGCCGGAAAGCGTGGAGCGCCATCTGGGCGATCTGAATCAGGACTGGCTGCTGGCGGCAGATCTGATCGTCGCCAGCCCGGGCGTCGCGTTGGCGACCCCGGCATTGAGCGCCGCGGCGGAAGCCGGCGTGGAAATCGTCGGCGACGTCGAACTGTTCTGCCGTGAAGCGCAGGCGCCTATCGTGGCGATCACCGGCTCCAACGGCAAGAGCACCGTCACCACCCTGGTGGGTGAGATGGCGAAAGCCGCCGGTTGGGCGGTGGGCGTGGGCGGCAATATTGGCCTGCCGGCGCTGAGCCTGCTGCGCCAGGAATGTCAGCTTTACGTGCTGGAGCTGTCCAGCTTCCAGCTGGAAACGACGTATAGCCTGCGGGCGGCGGCGGCGACCATCCTGAACGTGACCGAAGATCATATGGATCGCTATCCGTTCGGCCTGCAGCAGTATCGCGGCGCCAAGCTGCGCGTGTATGAAAACGCCGCAGTATGCGTGGTGAACGCGGACGATGCGCTGACCATGCCGGTGCGCGGTGCCGACGAGCGCTGCGTCAGCTTTGGTGCCGACGTGGGCGACTATCATTTGAACCGTCAGCAGGGGGAAACCTGGCTGCGGGTGCGCGGCGAGAAGGTGCTGAATACGCGCGAGATGAAGCTGACCGGCCGCCACAACTTCACCAACGCCCTGGCGGCGCTGGCATTGGCGGATGCGGTCAACATCCCGCGCGCGTCCAGCCTGAAGGCGCTGACCACCTTCACCGGCCTGGCACACCGCTTCCAGCTGGCCTGGGAGAATAACGGCGTGCGTTGGATCAACGATTCCAAAGCCACCAACGTCGGCAGCACCGAAGCGGCGCTGAACGGCCTGCAGGTGGACGGCACGCTGCATCTGCTGCTGGGCGGCGACGGCAAGTCCGCCGATTTCTCGCCGCTGGCGCGCTATCTGCAGGGCGACAATGTGCGTCTGTATTGCTTTGGCCGCGACGGCGCCCAGTTGGCGCGGCTGCGGCCGGAAGTGGCGACGCTGACCGAAACCATGGAGCAGGCGATGCGCACCATCGCCGGCCGCGTACAGCCTGGCGATATGGTATTGCTGTCGCCGGCCTGCGCCAGCCTCGATCAGTTCCGTAATTTTGAAGTGCGCGGCGATGAGTTCGCCCGCCTGGCGCAGGAGCTTGGCGGATGAAACTACGCTTGCCGAACTTCGGGCTGACAGAACGGCTGAAAGACTGGGTGACCGGCGCGCGTGACAACGACGCGGTCAACATGGTGCTGTACGATCGCACCCTGCTGTGGCTGACCTTCGGGTTGGCGATCATCGGTTTCGTGATGGTGACCTCGGCGTCGATGCCGATCGGCCAACGCCTGGCGGACGATCCGTTCCTGTTCGCCAAACGTGACGCGCTGTACCTCGGCCTGGCGTTCGGCCTGTCGCTGGTGACGCTGCGCGTCCCGATGGAAGTTTGGCAGCGCTACAGCAACGTGATGCTGCTGATGTCGATCGTGATGCTGCTGATCGTGCTGGTGGTGGGGAGCTCGGTGAACGGGGCCTCGCGCTGGATCGCGATCGGCCCGCTGCGTATTCAGCCGGCGGAGCTGTCCAAGCTGTCGCTGTTCTGCTACCTGGCGAGCTATCTGGTGCGCAAGGTGGAAGAGGTGCGCAGCAACTTCTGGGGGTTCTGTAAGCCGATGGGCGTGATGGTGGTGCTGGCGGTACTGCTGCTGGCGCAGCCGGACCTCGGTACCGTGGTAGTGCTGTTCATCACCACGCTGGCGATGCTGTTCCTGGCCGGCGCGAAAATGTGGCAGTTCCTGGCGATCATCGGTTCTGGCGTGTTTGCCGTGGTGCTGCTGATCATCGCGGAACCGTACCGTATGCGCCGCGTGACTTCGTTCTGGAACCCGTGGGCCGACCCGTTCGGCAGCGGCTACCAGCTGACCCAGTCGCTGATGGCGTTCGGCCGCGGCGAGTTCTGGGGACAGGGGCTCGGCAACTCGGTGCAGAAACTGGAGTATTTGCCGGAGGCGCACACCGACTTCATCTTCTCCATTCTGGGTGAAGAACTGGGCTATATCGGTGTGGTTTTAGCCCTGTTAATGGTATTCTTCGTCGCTTTTCGCGCGATGTCCATCGGGCGCCGCGCGCTGGAGATCGACCAACGCTTCTCCGGCTTCCTGGCCTGCGCGATTGGCGTTTGGTTCAGCTTCCAGGCGCTGGTTAACGTTGGCGCCGCCGCGGGCATGCTGCCGACCAAAGGTCTGACGCTGCCGCTGATCAGTTACGGTGGCTCGAGCTTGCTGATTATGTCGACGGCCATCGTGCTGTTGCTGCGAATTGATTATGAAACGCGCCTGACCAAGGCTCAGGCGTTTGTGAAGAGGTAAGGGATGAGCGGGAAACCTAAGCGTTTAATGGTGATGGCAGGTGGTACCGGCGGACACGTGTTCCCGGGGCTGGCGGTCGCGCATCATCTGATGGCGCAGGGCTGGCAGGTGCGCTGGCTCGGAACCGCAGACCGAATGGAAGCCGATCTGGTGCCGAAGCACGGGATCGAGATTGATTTTATCCGCATCTCCGGCCTGCGCGGCAAAGGCCTGAAGGCCCAGCTGACTGCGCCGCTGCGGATCTGGCAGGCAGTGCGCCAGGCGAAAGCCATCATGCGCAGCTATCAGCCGGATGTGGTGCTGGGGATGGGGGGTTACGTTTCCGGCCCCGGCGGCCTGGCGGCCTGGCAGTGCGGCATCCCGGTGGTGTTGCACGAGCAGAACGGCATCGCCGGTTTGACCAACCGCTGGCTGGCGCGCATCGCCGCCAAAGTGATGCAGGCTTTCCCCGGCGCGTTCCCGAACGCCGAGGTGGTGGGCAACCCGGTGCGTACCGACGTGTTGGCGCTGCCATTGCCGGCGGAGCGTTTGCAAGGGCGCGAAGGCCCGATCCGCGTGCTGGTGATTGGCGGAAGTCAGGGCGCGCGCGTGCTGAATCAGACAGTTCCTGAAGTCGCGGCGCGTTTGGGCGATAGAATTACGCTCTGGCATCAGGTTGGCAAGGGCGCGCTGGAAACGGTGCTGCGCGACTACGAAAGGGTAGGGCAGACGCAGCACAAGGTGACCGAGTTCATCGACGACATGGCAGCCGCCTACGCCTGGGCCGACGTGGTGGTCTGCCGCTCCGGCGCGTTGACCGTCAGCGAAATCGCGGCGGCGGGGCTGCCGGCGATCTTCGTGCCGTTCATGCACAAGGACCGTCAGCAGTACTGGAATGCGCGTCCGCTGGAAGAAGCCGGCGCGGCGAAGATTATCGAACAGCCGCAGTTCAACGCCGATGTGGTGGCCGAACTGCTGGCGAGCTGGGATCGCAAGACGCTGCTGGCCATGGCCGAGAAAGCGCGAGCGGTCGCCATTCCGGACGCCACCGAGCGCGTGGCGGCGGAACTGGTGCGGCTCGCCAAGTAACGAGTGCAGGGGTTCGGTGTGCCGAGCCTGAATAAAGCAATGTGATGTAGGGCCGGGGTACCGGATCCGGATTAGAGAGAGTGATGAATACACAACAACTGGCGAAACTACGTACTATCGTGCCCGAGATGCGTCGCGTCCGGCACATTCACTTTGTCGGCATCGGTGGCGCCGGCATGGGTGGTATCGCCGAAGTGTTGGCAAACGAAGGGTATCAGATCAGCGGCTCCGACCTGGCGCCGAATCCGGTCACCCAACAGCTGAGCGCGCTCGGGGCGACGATTTACTTCAATCACCGTCCGGAAAATGTGCTGGATGCGAGCGTAGTGGTGGTCTCTACCGCCATCTCCGCCGACAACCCGGAGATCGTCGCCGCTCGTGAAGCGCGCATCCCGGTGATCCGCCGCGCAGAGATGCTGGCGGAGCTGATGCGTTTTCGCCACGGCATCGCTATCGCCGGCACGCACGGCAAAACCACCACCACGGCGATGGTTTCGAGCATTTACGCCGAAGCCCGCCTGGACCCGACCTTCGTCAACGGCGGGCTGGTGAAGGCGGCGGGCACCCACGCACGACTAGGGTCCAGCCGTTATCTGATTGCGGAAGCGGATGAGAGCGATGCGTCTTTCCTGCATCTGCAGCCGATGGTGGCCGTGGTCACCAACATCGAAGCCGACCACATGGACACGTACCAGGGCGACTTCGAGAACTTGAAGCAGACGTTTATCAATTTCTTGCACAACCTGCCGTTCTACGGCCGCGCGGTGATGTGCATCGACGACCCGGTGGTGCGTGAGCTGTTGCCGCGCGTGGGTCGCCACATCACCACCTACGGCTTCAGTGAAGATGCCGATGTGCGGATCGAAGACTACCGGCAGATTGGGCCGCAGGGGCACTTTACCCTGAGCCGTCAGGACAAGCCGTTACTGACGGTGACGCTGAACGCGCCGGGCCGCCACAATGCGTTGAACGCAGCGGCGGCGGTAGCGGTGGCGACCGAAGAAGGCATTGACGACGAGGATATCCTGCGCGCGTTGGCGGGCTTCCAGGGCACCGGGCGTCGCTTCGATTTCCTCGGGGAGTTCCCGCTGGAGCCGGTCAACGGCAAAGCGGGCAGCGCGATGCTGGTGGACGACTATGGCCACCACCCGACCGAGGTGGACGCCACCCTGAAAGCGGCGCGCGCCGGTTGGCCGGACAAGCGCTTGGTGATGATCTTCCAACCGCACCGTTATACGCGTACGCGCGATCTGTACGACGATTTCGCCAACGTGCTGTCGCAGGTGGATGTGCTGCTGATGCTCGACGTGTATGCCGCCGGCGAAGCGCCGATCCCGGGTGCGGACAGCCGTTCGCTGTGCCGTACCATCCGCAGCCGCGGCAAGTTGGATCCGATCCTGGTTTCCGATGCTGATACCGTGCCGGAAACCCTGGCACAGCTGCTGCAGGATGAAGACCTGGTGCTGGTGCAAGGCGCCGGCAACGTGGGCAAAATCGCCCGTAAACTGGCCGAGCTGAAGCTGCAGCCGCCGAAAAAAGAGGAGGAGCACCATGGCTGATAAAGTTGCAGTTCTGCTGGGCGGCACCTCCGCCGAACGTGACGTTTCTCTGCAATCCGGCGCCGCGGTGCTGGCCGGGTTGCGCGAAGCCGGTATCGATGCGCACGGCGTCGATACACGCGATTTCCCGGTGACCCAGCTGAAAGAGCAGGGGTTCAC
The sequence above is drawn from the Serratia sp. FDAARGOS_506 genome and encodes:
- the rsmH gene encoding 16S rRNA (cytosine(1402)-N(4))-methyltransferase RsmH — protein: MLENYKHTTVLLDEAVNGLNIRSNGIYIDGTFGRGGHSRLILSQLGPEGRLLAIDRDHQAIAAAKSIEDPRFTIVHGPFSELSHYVRERELVGKIDGVLLDLGVSSPQLDDAERGFSFMRDGPLDMRMDPSTGLSAAEWLMKAEADDIAWVLKTFGEERFAKRIARAIVERNRVEPMTRTKELADLIADASPFREKHKHPATRSFQAIRIYINSELEEIERALDGALEVLAPQGRLSIISFHSLEDRIVKRFMRHHSRGAQVPAGIPLTEEQLRGMGGRTLKALGKMMPSEAEVADNPRARSSVLRIAERMPA
- the ftsL gene encoding cell division protein FtsL; amino-acid sequence: MIGNERHGLVGVIGGDLLRNAKIPMILLIASLVSAIFVVTTAHRTRLLTAEREQLVLERDALDIEWRNLILEENALGDHSRVERIATEKLQMQHVDPSQENIIVKQ
- a CDS encoding peptidoglycan glycosyltransferase FtsI, with the translated sequence MKAARPGKLRRQEDQASFVSWRFALLCGCILLAMVGLMLRVAYLQVINPDRLVKEGDMRSLRVQEVPTARGMISDRAGRPLAVSVPVNAVWADPKELNERGGITLDSRWKALSDALNIPLDQLSNRINANPKGRFVYLARQVNPAIGDYIHKLKLPGIYLRQESRRYYPAGQVTSHIIGVTNIDGQGIEGVEKSFDRWLTGQPGERTVRKDRFGRVIEDISSVDSQAAHNLVLSVDERLQALVYRELNNAVAFNKAESGTAVLIDVNTGEVLAMANSPSYNPNNMAGTPKETMRNRAITDIFEPGSTVKPMVVMTALQNGVVRENSVLNTIPYRIQGHEIKDVARYSELSLTGILQKSSNVGVSKLALAMPSSALVDTYSRFGLGKATNLGLVGESSGIYPKKQRWSDIERATFSFGYGLMVTPLQLARVYATIGSLGVYRPLSITKVDPPVAGERVFPEPLVRTVVHMMESVALPGGGGVKAAIKGYRIAIKTGTAKKVGPDGKYVNRYIAYTAGVAPASNPRFALVVVINDPQGGKYYGGAISAPVFGAIMGGVLRTMNVEPDALPTGDKSELVINKKEGSGGRS
- the murE gene encoding UDP-N-acetylmuramoyl-L-alanyl-D-glutamate--2,6-diaminopimelate ligase — its product is MADRNLRDLLAPWVPTAPGRALREMTLDSRVAAAGDLFVAVVGHQTDGRRYIPQAIAQGVAAVIAEADGQAEDGAIVEMHGVPVIYLSQLNQRLSALAGRFYHQPGERLRLVGVTGTNGKTTTTQLLAQWSQLLGETSAVMGTVGNGLLGQVCPTENTTGSAVDVQHVLNDLAEQGATFAAMEVSSHGLVQHRVAALPFAAAVFTNLSRDHLDYHGDMANYEAAKWSLFAAHSVGQAIINADDEVGQRWLGKLPDAVAVTMQGNLQPGCHGRWLKTTAVDYHDNGATVRFSSSWGDGEIESRLMGAFNVSNLLLALATLLSLGYPLEALVETGSRLQPVCGRMEVFNAPGKPTVVVDYAHTPDALEKALEAARLHCQGQLWCVFGCGGDRDKGKRPLMGGIAEQFADRVVITDDNPRTEEPRAIINDILTGLLDAGQALVIHGRAEAVTSAIMQAQEQDVVLVAGKGHEDYQQVGNRRLDYSDRTTVARLLGVLA
- the murF gene encoding UDP-N-acetylmuramoyl-tripeptide--D-alanyl-D-alanine ligase; amino-acid sequence: MIPVSLQTLAEVLSAELIGADCQIVEVTTDTRKVTAGCLFVALKGERFDAHDFAADAVAAGAGALLVSKRLLVDVPQLVVQDTRLALGQLGAWVRQQVPARVVALTGSSGKTSVKEMTAAILRECGEVLYTAGNFNNDIGVPLTLLRLEPQHDFAVIELGANHIGEIAYTTALTRPQTALVNNLAAAHLEGFGSLAGVAQAKGEIFTGLPADGVAIINADNNDWPHWQSMLGGKTVWRFSPQAAEGVDFFADNVRVNGAGTQFTLHSPFGTAEIALPLPGRHNVANALAATALAMSVGATLEAVRQGLKQLQAVPGRLYPVALAEGKLLLDDSYNANVGSMTAAAQVLAEMPGYRVMVVGDMAELGAEAEECHRQVGEATRLAGVDKVISVGGLSRVLSEASGNGEHYQDKTAVIARVAELLSKHAVITVLIKGSRSAAMEQVVRALQEKAPC
- the mraY gene encoding phospho-N-acetylmuramoyl-pentapeptide-transferase; the protein is MLVWLAEHLVKYYSGFNVFSYLTFRAIVSLLTALFLSLWMGPRVIKRLQEMSFGQVVRNDGPESHFSKRGTPTMGGIMILTSITISVLMWAYPSNPYVWCVLFVLVGYGIVGFVDDYRKVVRKDTKGLIARWKYFWQSVIALIVAFAMYAVGKDTPATELVVPFFKDVMPQLGLLYILLAYFVIVGTSNAVNLTDGLDGLAIMPTVFVAAGFALVAWATGNMNFANYLHIPYLRHAGELVIVCTAIVGAGLGFLWFNTYPAQVFMGDVGSLALGGALGTIAVLLRQEFLLVIMGGVFVVETLSVILQVGSFKLRGQRIFRMAPIHHHYELKGWPEPRVIVRFWIISLMLVLIGLATLKVR
- the murD gene encoding UDP-N-acetylmuramoyl-L-alanine--D-glutamate ligase, whose protein sequence is MADYQGRKVVIIGLGLTGLSCVDFFMARGVTPRVMDTRIAPPGLDKLPESVERHLGDLNQDWLLAADLIVASPGVALATPALSAAAEAGVEIVGDVELFCREAQAPIVAITGSNGKSTVTTLVGEMAKAAGWAVGVGGNIGLPALSLLRQECQLYVLELSSFQLETTYSLRAAAATILNVTEDHMDRYPFGLQQYRGAKLRVYENAAVCVVNADDALTMPVRGADERCVSFGADVGDYHLNRQQGETWLRVRGEKVLNTREMKLTGRHNFTNALAALALADAVNIPRASSLKALTTFTGLAHRFQLAWENNGVRWINDSKATNVGSTEAALNGLQVDGTLHLLLGGDGKSADFSPLARYLQGDNVRLYCFGRDGAQLARLRPEVATLTETMEQAMRTIAGRVQPGDMVLLSPACASLDQFRNFEVRGDEFARLAQELGG
- the ftsW gene encoding cell division protein FtsW, translated to MKLRLPNFGLTERLKDWVTGARDNDAVNMVLYDRTLLWLTFGLAIIGFVMVTSASMPIGQRLADDPFLFAKRDALYLGLAFGLSLVTLRVPMEVWQRYSNVMLLMSIVMLLIVLVVGSSVNGASRWIAIGPLRIQPAELSKLSLFCYLASYLVRKVEEVRSNFWGFCKPMGVMVVLAVLLLAQPDLGTVVVLFITTLAMLFLAGAKMWQFLAIIGSGVFAVVLLIIAEPYRMRRVTSFWNPWADPFGSGYQLTQSLMAFGRGEFWGQGLGNSVQKLEYLPEAHTDFIFSILGEELGYIGVVLALLMVFFVAFRAMSIGRRALEIDQRFSGFLACAIGVWFSFQALVNVGAAAGMLPTKGLTLPLISYGGSSLLIMSTAIVLLLRIDYETRLTKAQAFVKR